CCGCCGCGTACTCGGCTGCTGCCGCCGCATCCCTGTATTCCGTAACAAATTTCACGACGACATCTCCCCATCGTCGAATTCTGCGAGTTCGCCCATTTCCTTCAGGTACTCGAAGACGCGATTTGCTTCGGCTTCGTCCAGTTTGCTGATCGCGAAGCCAACGTGCACCACAACGTAATCGCCCACTTCGGCCTCGGGCACGTAAGCGAGGTTCACCTCTTTTACGATCCCGCCAAAGTTCACGCGCGCCGAACGCGAGAGGTCATCGCCGGTCGTACTCATGATCTTCCCTGGTACTGCAAGGCACATGTGCCTACTCCTTCTCGCCGTTCTTCAGTTCGCGAATTGCCGCCATTACCTGTCCTACCGCAATGCCGCCATCATTCGGCGGAATGCGCTGATGCCAGTAAACCCTGAATCCAGCTTGCTGAAGCCGTGTCACGGCGCGCTCCGTCAGCAACTTGTTTTGAAAACATCCGCCGCTAAGCGCCACGCACTCCATCCCGACCTTCTGCGCGACCAACACCATTACCTCTACCATGGTGTTGTGGAACTTCCGCGCAATCACCGATTTCGACACACCGCTTTCAATATCAGACAGGATACTCAGCACCATCGGCGCCCAGTCTACGACGATAGGGTCAGCGCCTTGCAGCCGAACGAGATAATGCTCGTCAGACTCGTCCGCCTCCGTTGCGCGGAACTCTAACTCGGTAGCGCCCTGTCCCTCGAAGCGCACGGTTTGCCGAAGGTCCAGCAACGACGCCACTGCATCGAATAACCTTCCAGCGCTCGACGTCAGCGGACTGTTCACGCCGCGAGCGAGCATCGACCGCAGAACTTTCTTTTCTTCTGACGAAAGCGCCCGCACCGGCGGAAGATCATCGCGCTCGAAAGCCGATTCGCCGAACATTTCGTACAACAATCCGAGCGCTGTGCGACGCGGCTCCTTCACAGCCTTTTCGCTGCCGGGCAGTCGAAACGTCCTCAGGTGCGCTGCACGCTTGTAACCCAGGTTGTGGATGGCCAGGAACTCGCCGCCCCAAACCGTTCCGTCGGGCCCATAACCGCTGCCATCCCAGGAAACTCCAAGCACCGGCGCTGCAACGTTGTTCTCAGCCATGCAGGCCAGGACATGTGCGTAGTGGTGTTGGACGCCGATGACGCGTGCATCTGCCCCGCGAGCGTAACGAGTGGACAAGTAGTTCGGGTGCAGGTCGCAAGCAACTGCCTGGGGCGTGAACTCGTAGAGTTTTTCAAAGCTCGTTATGACGCGCCCGAAGGCCTCATACGCCTGCGTTGTTTCCAGGTCGCCGATGTGCTGACTCACAAACACCTGCTGTCCAACGGAGCTGGCGACCGTGTTCTTTTGGTGCGCGCCCACCGCCAGAATCGCCGGAGCGTCCTCGTCTAACTTCACCGGCAGCGGCGCGAATCCTCTGGCACGCCGCTGCACCAGTTCGCGGTCCAGTACGATTCGCGCAATCGAATCATCTACATGCCGCAGGATGGGCCGATTATGCACCAAGAAGAAGTCCGCAATTCCGCTCAGTCGCCTGAGCGCCTCATGTTCATCCGTGCAGATCGGCTCGTCGGACAGATTGCCGCTCGTGGCCACGACGGGAAATCCGAGTTCCGACATCAACAGATGGTGTAGCGGCGTGTAGGGAAGCATTACACCGAGATACGGGTTGCCGGGCGCAATTCCATCTGCCAGTCCGTCCCCGTTTGGTTTCCGTTGTAACAGCACAATTGGCGATTCCGGCGAGCGCAGCAGTCGCTTCTCCAGTTCGTTCACTTCACATGCGGCCTTCACGCTTTCCAGCGTCGGATACATTACGGCGAAGGGCTTTTCCTCCCGCTGCTTGCGCCCCCGCAACTCCCAAACCGCCGACTCGTTCCGCGCATCCACCAATAAATGGAATCCGCCGAGGCCTTTCACGGCGACAATGCGTCCCTCGCGAATTGTCACGGCGGCCGCTCGCAGCGCGTCGTCATGCACGCCCAGCACCTCGCCCGATGCTGACCATAGTTCCAGGTGCGGGCCGCACTTTGGACACGCATTCGGCTGCGCATGGAAACGCCGGTCAAGCGGGTCCTTATACTCCGCCTCGCACTCGGCGCACATCTTGAACTTCCTCATCGTTGTCGCCGGACGATCGTAGGGCAGCGACTCGATAATCGTGAATCTCGGCCCGCAGTTCGTGCAGTTCGTAAACGGATATCGATAGCGCCGGTCGCGCTCGTTATTCACTTCACGAAGGCAGTCCGGGCAGGTCGCGATGTCGGGCAGCACGATGGCCGTCTTTGCGCCCTTCATGCTCTCTTTGATCTCGAAGGACGTGAACCCGAGCGGGTCCGCAAAGCTGCTATCGAGACTTTGAATATAAGATATGGCGGGTTTTTCGCGCTCGATGCGAAAGAGGAATTGTTGCAACGTCTCCCGCGCGCCTTCCACCTCGATGAACACGCCCTCGGAGGTGTTACTCACCCAGCCCGGCAGTCGCATTTCTGTCGCAAGCCGATAGATGAACGGGCGAAAGCCGACACCCTGCACCGCGCCTCGAATCACCACTTTCAGCCGTAACAATTCCTTGTCGCCAGGCTGCGGCAACTCATTCGACAGAACGGCGCAAACGGCTGGGGATGTGCTCTCTGCCACTCTCCACCCTTATCAACTGGGAAAAACAGTGTACGCGCTGGAGAAGCGGTCCACCCAATGCCAGCCTAAGCTTGCGTTCCGGCTCCAAACGAGGATTGCTGTCACTCGCACTTGTGATTTTCCTCACACAAGCCGGCAGACGGCAGACTTCAGGCCTTGGACATCAGACATCCGAAGGCAGACTTCGGGAGATAGTCCAGTCCGGTGTTTCTGACCGGAGTGGGCGAAGTCGAACGGTTCATTGGATACTTCCGGGCCGACTGGTTGCCGAAGCATAGACAACAAAGGTTAGCTGCGCAATCGACAGCCGGTAGCAACATCCGTTCGAAGCGCCTTGTCTAACCAAAGCAACCTCTACAGACCAGCGAACGCATTGGAGGAATTTGTGGCAGCAGAATCAGCCTGGAAGCTCGGTGGCCTTACGTGGAAGGAACTTGGCAAGCGCATTTGGGGCGAAATGAATGAAGACGATGTATTCGGCCGATCCGCCGCTCTCTCCTATTATTTCCTCCTGGCACTCTTCCCAATGATGCTGTTCCTGGTATCCATGCTCGGAATGGCCGCCGGCCCCGGCACCGAGTTGCGCGGTAATCTTATGGAATATCTCGGCAAGGTTCTTCCCGGTTCCGCTTCCGGTCTGGTCCAGCAGACGGTCGATCAAACTGCACAAAACAGTGGCGGCGGAAAACTCTCGTTTGGCATCCTTGCTGCGCTCTGGTCAGCCTCGGCCGGAATCACGGCAATCATGAGCACGCTCAACGTCGCGTACGATCTGAAAGAGAGCCGTCCATTTTGGAAGGTCCGGGGCATAGCGCTTGGCCTTACCATCGCGCTTTCTGTTCTAGTGATTTCGGCGCTTACTCTGGTGCTCTATGGAGGCAAGATCGCCAACTTCGTAGGTGGACTGCTGCACATGGGCAGCGCCTTCTCGATCGCCTGGTTCGTTGTGCAGTGGCCATTAGTCCTGTTCGCGCTGCTGGCCGCTTTTGCGCTCGTCTACTATTGGGCACCTAACGTCAAACAGCAGAAGTGGTACTGGATCACTCCGGGCGCCTTTATCGGAGTAACTCTCTGGTTGGTGGCGTCCTTCGGCTTCAAGGTTTACCTGAACTTCTTCAACAACTACAGTGCCACCTACGGATCGCTGGGTGCGGTCATCATCCTCATGCTCTGGTTCTACGTTACGGGGCTTTCCATCCTCGTGGGCGGAGAGATCAATGCAGAGATCGAGCATGCCGCAGCCGCTCGCGGTGATCAGGCTGCTAGGGGACGAGGGCAAACGGCCAGCCAATCCGAGGAAGGCAGTTCTCCGACTCGCATAGAAAAACGGCCGGCCGCCTAGCGCGGCTTCGC
This DNA window, taken from Clostridia bacterium, encodes the following:
- a CDS encoding HypC/HybG/HupF family hydrogenase formation chaperone, producing MCLAVPGKIMSTTGDDLSRSARVNFGGIVKEVNLAYVPEAEVGDYVVVHVGFAISKLDEAEANRVFEYLKEMGELAEFDDGEMSS
- a CDS encoding YihY/virulence factor BrkB family protein: MAAESAWKLGGLTWKELGKRIWGEMNEDDVFGRSAALSYYFLLALFPMMLFLVSMLGMAAGPGTELRGNLMEYLGKVLPGSASGLVQQTVDQTAQNSGGGKLSFGILAALWSASAGITAIMSTLNVAYDLKESRPFWKVRGIALGLTIALSVLVISALTLVLYGGKIANFVGGLLHMGSAFSIAWFVVQWPLVLFALLAAFALVYYWAPNVKQQKWYWITPGAFIGVTLWLVASFGFKVYLNFFNNYSATYGSLGAVIILMLWFYVTGLSILVGGEINAEIEHAAAARGDQAARGRGQTASQSEEGSSPTRIEKRPAA
- the hypF gene encoding carbamoyltransferase HypF, whose product is MLRLKVVIRGAVQGVGFRPFIYRLATEMRLPGWVSNTSEGVFIEVEGARETLQQFLFRIEREKPAISYIQSLDSSFADPLGFTSFEIKESMKGAKTAIVLPDIATCPDCLREVNNERDRRYRYPFTNCTNCGPRFTIIESLPYDRPATTMRKFKMCAECEAEYKDPLDRRFHAQPNACPKCGPHLELWSASGEVLGVHDDALRAAAVTIREGRIVAVKGLGGFHLLVDARNESAVWELRGRKQREEKPFAVMYPTLESVKAACEVNELEKRLLRSPESPIVLLQRKPNGDGLADGIAPGNPYLGVMLPYTPLHHLLMSELGFPVVATSGNLSDEPICTDEHEALRRLSGIADFFLVHNRPILRHVDDSIARIVLDRELVQRRARGFAPLPVKLDEDAPAILAVGAHQKNTVASSVGQQVFVSQHIGDLETTQAYEAFGRVITSFEKLYEFTPQAVACDLHPNYLSTRYARGADARVIGVQHHYAHVLACMAENNVAAPVLGVSWDGSGYGPDGTVWGGEFLAIHNLGYKRAAHLRTFRLPGSEKAVKEPRRTALGLLYEMFGESAFERDDLPPVRALSSEEKKVLRSMLARGVNSPLTSSAGRLFDAVASLLDLRQTVRFEGQGATELEFRATEADESDEHYLVRLQGADPIVVDWAPMVLSILSDIESGVSKSVIARKFHNTMVEVMVLVAQKVGMECVALSGGCFQNKLLTERAVTRLQQAGFRVYWHQRIPPNDGGIAVGQVMAAIRELKNGEKE